Part of the Juglans regia cultivar Chandler chromosome 14, Walnut 2.0, whole genome shotgun sequence genome, GAAGCACTCGAGAGTCAATCACGCCCGCTCTATCTATGCAATTCAGCCAAAAACATACACAAGAAGAAAATTGGAACCCCATGCCTGCATGCACCCAAATTAAGTATCCCAACTCGATCGTACTGCAACATATCTTCAAGCTGCTTTGGTCACAAAGCCAACGCTGCGATATTCACTGCAATTCCAAGAAAAACCGGCATTCCATGCATGGGGAGACTCACCACACCTGCAGATTTGTCTACTTTAGCAGAAACAGGAGGATTGCTCTCCGCCAACGGTACCGAATCAGGCTCATAGTCACTAAAAATTGCCAGAGGAAGAAGCACTTTATCCACTTGATACACAACCAGATCATTATCCGAATACACTACACTGCCCACTGTGGCATTCACAACGCCTGTGGAGATCTGCACGTCATTGCCGGAGGAGGAGACATTTAGTGGGAACGCACCTGCGCTGGTGTCTCCGGCCTGGGTCGGCACCGGGTTGCCCAAAGTTTGGAAATTTGGTAGAGTGACGTAAGTGGCTAAGATATGGAACTGTATAAGTTGGACCTTCTGGAGGTCACTTAGAGAGTTAATGCTGCCTGATCTGAGGTCCGAAAATGCTTTGTCCGGTGGAGCAAAAAGGGTAAAACCAGTGTTTGATTTCTGAAGCTCCCCGTTGAGTTGGTTAACTATTCCGGTGCTCTTTAGGAGACGGAGCAGGATCGTGAACCGGCCAGGCTTCTCAAGGATTTTGGTGATGTCGGGAGCCTGGGCACCGGCTGTGGTGCAGTAGTACCGGAAGAGAAATATGAGTAGAAGTGAGAAGGAAAAGACAGCATGTTTGGTCATCTTCGCAATTTACAGGCTTTGTTTTGCTTGGGAAATTTGGATACCGAAGAGTGATCGTTGCAGGAGTGTTTGACATTTGTGAGAAGCGGAAGGTGAATTTATTAAGGCTATTTGGGAGTATAGTCGGTGTCTCGTTTGAATTTGAGTGCTTCAACCAAAAATCGACGGATTATTTCGGgcaaaaataactatttacgataaaagtagatttattttaataaaaagtaatcatttttatagaaaataaccTGTcattaataaacaattttcttataataaataaagttaaagtaaaagaaaaatagaaacataaaataaatcatataataatttaaaaatatttaattaaacagtattatattaaattaaatactgTAGTTTACATGATGTATCGATCTCTCTTCTAATTGAGATATGATGTATCTATTAGGAACAATTGTAGTTAGAAATCCTTAGTTATTTGCAGCTAATGTGTCGTGGAGATGAGGTGGATAAACCATAAATGAATGGGACAGAGTGTGAGATTCTGCTGTTATAGCAACTGGTTTGCGTTTGCGTGGGAAGGCAGGAAAAAGGAGAGGGGATCTCAATTGGATGAGCGGgcaaataatgatgatgaatgtGATTGCTTTGCTTTATTTGTAGCTAGCGACGGGTATACATGAGAAGGAACCAAGAAGATCATGAGAGGCTTATTAATTAGCATGCAATCATAGGCTGGCTAGTGTCGGGCCCTCTAAAAAGCCCGCACATGGATATATATACTGGATTTGAAAATACTAACCTACCTAGCATGAATTGGGGCTGGATTTTCCCTCTTTGGGTTGGGCTTTAGTGTAAATGATCCGGTTATAATTCAGATCCTAACTAGATTATTAACAacagatttaaataaaatattattagaatataattttgatttgtaatttataaaaaattaaattatttttttatattttgtgtgaaagtttaaaatagttataatgattatataaaatgatgattATCAAATGAGCTGCGTTGCAGTCCTTTCCAAAAACTAGCCCAAATTCGTGAAACATAACACAACTTTTGCacgattatataataaaatatttatttatttgtttgtttaatattttaatttgatggttttgaattttaaaaataataatcaatttaTTGAAGAGTGGTGTAATTTGATACTCTCAACATTTCTCGCATACTGAGCAAGTGAATGTGCAGCCAGTGTGCAGCCAGCCATATTGGCTTCCCTATGGACATGAGTAAAAAAACAATCTACCAAATAATGTGGAGTAATTGTTGTGTTTGAATAAGTAGAAAACTTTTTCTACTGTGACCTTTTTTAAAAGCTTTCCTTTGATCTTAGGTTGTCGGTCTTCATATCATCATAATGATtgaaagataagaaaataattagaaataatttttcaatcatacAAGGCTAGCtgtatatattaaaagatttaaaaggatgatgattaaaataaaatgatagaatgccacttttcaaaaacaaaatcaccAAGTGCACAACTTTAGCAAAactaaaagggaaaaaaagagaaagaaatggtgAAAAATCATAATATGCATGGGACAAGGAAATTAAAGaagcaaaattattttaaaagccCACGATCGATGTTGGTCAACCCAACAATGATAAATCAAGAACAAATTGGATCCCGGCAAAGAAGATCAAGCTGATACTCTTACGCCATCAAGTTCCTTTCGCCATACAAAATGCAACCACAACAATTCCAACCGGTAACAACATTCCCTTCCTGCTGTGGCTCACTGCATCAGATGCAAATATTTTGGCGGCGTCGGCAGCAGCAGAAGCTGCGGCACCCGCAGCAGAAGCTGCGgcagaagcagcagcagcaccaTCCCCTGACGGACTATCGGCAGTAGTGGCTGTAGTATTTGATTCTGACATTTCTGGTTTAGGTGCTGCAGCTTTTTTAGACTTGGGAGAAAAAACATCTAGTGGAAGAAGCACACTGTCCACTCGATATATCGCAAGCTGGTTATCAAAATATATTGTACCACCCATTGTGGTATTCACAAGGCCGGTCGAGATGTTCACTTGGTTGCCGGCAGTAGTCACATTTAGTGGGAATTCCCCGGCGCTAGTGTCACCGGCCTCTGTTGGCACTGGATTACTTAGAGTTTGGAAGTTGGATAGACCAATCACGGAGTTCAAGATGTGAAATTGTATAAGCTGGGTCTTTTGTAGGTCAGATAGAGAGTTTATAGTGCCtggtttgagatttgaaaatgcggTATCCGTAGGTGCAAATATGGTAAACCCATTGTTTGAACTGTTGAGTTGTCCGTATAGTTGTGCAGCAAGTCCAGTGCTCTTTAAGAGGCGGATAAAGACTGAATAACCACGGGCCTTTGCAAGGATTTTTGTGACATCAATAGAACCTTTTTGTACAGGTACTTGGACTGACTGGGCAGGCGCCTTGGCTGATTGGGTTGGAGGCTTGGCGGGTGAGGCAGGAGGCGTGGCTGACTTGGCTGGAGCCAAGGTTGGCGGGGTTGGAGCCACGGCTGGCGGGACTGGAGGAGCAGTGGGCTGGGCTAAAGTGTTAATACcatgaaagagaaaaacaaataaaattgataGGGAAAAGGCGGCGTATTTGGTCATGATCTTTGATCCTTTTAGTGTTTTACAAATACAAGATTGGTGCTAAAGTGGGATATTTGGAAAAGCAAGATGGTATTTGCAGGAGTGGTTGATTTGAGGTGGAGAGGAGGCCGGGGAGTTTATAACAAAGGCAGGCCTGGAGAGAGTGAAGTAATTAGGTGAAAGGGTACAATTATTAGTTACAAATCCTAAGCTGCATGCAGCTTATCTGTCTTGGAAAGGTAGAGGAGATAATGGATAGAATGTGAGGTTTGCAAATACTTTTTGCTTGGGAAGGTAGCTTCGAAAAAGAGAGGGGATCTCAATTGGATCTGC contains:
- the LOC108990097 gene encoding fasciclin-like arabinogalactan protein 11 yields the protein MTKHAVFSFSLLLIFLFRYYCTTAGAQAPDITKILEKPGRFTILLRLLKSTGIVNQLNGELQKSNTGFTLFAPPDKAFSDLRSGSINSLSDLQKVQLIQFHILATYVTLPNFQTLGNPVPTQAGDTSAGAFPLNVSSSGNDVQISTGVVNATVGSVVYSDNDLVVYQVDKVLLPLAIFSDYEPDSVPLAESNPPVSAKVDKSAGVVSLPMHGMPVFLGIAVNIAALAL
- the LOC108990050 gene encoding fasciclin-like arabinogalactan protein 12 — protein: MTKYAAFSLSILFVFLFHGINTLAQPTAPPVPPAVAPTPPTLAPAKSATPPASPAKPPTQSAKAPAQSVQVPVQKGSIDVTKILAKARGYSVFIRLLKSTGLAAQLYGQLNSSNNGFTIFAPTDTAFSNLKPGTINSLSDLQKTQLIQFHILNSVIGLSNFQTLSNPVPTEAGDTSAGEFPLNVTTAGNQVNISTGLVNTTMGGTIYFDNQLAIYRVDSVLLPLDVFSPKSKKAAAPKPEMSESNTTATTADSPSGDGAAAASAAASAAGAAASAAADAAKIFASDAVSHSRKGMLLPVGIVVVAFCMAKGT